The Helicobacter pylori genome contains a region encoding:
- a CDS encoding branched-chain amino acid transporter permease has translation MLTHSILILLVIIITTYFTRIWPFMVFNAKNPPNDFVRYLGRALSCSVIGMLVVYCFKDIQILKPPYGINEIIAFLSVILLHRIFKVFVLSITLPTILYMVLVQSHALEKAFFNS, from the coding sequence ATGTTAACGCATTCTATACTCATTCTTTTAGTCATCATAATAACGACTTATTTCACGCGCATCTGGCCTTTTATGGTGTTTAACGCTAAAAACCCGCCCAACGACTTTGTGCGTTATTTGGGTAGGGCTTTATCATGTTCAGTGATAGGCATGCTCGTGGTTTATTGTTTTAAAGACATTCAAATTTTAAAACCCCCTTATGGGATCAATGAAATCATCGCTTTTTTATCCGTTATTCTTTTGCACCGCATTTTTAAGGTGTTTGTTTTAAGCATCACGCTCCCTACCATTCTTTATATGGTTTTAGTCCAAAGCCATGCGTTAGAAAAGGCTTTTTTTAATTCCTAA
- the azlC gene encoding azaleucine resistance protein AzlC — MHDFLKAFKDAFPHTISIFLGYLLMGMTFGMLLAQQGYDYKVALFMSLFIYAGAVQFVAITLLSAQASLMNVVIVSLLVNARQTCYALSMLDRFKNTKWRLPYLAHALTDETFALLNLYAPKEGVSEKDFIFSISLLNHSYWIFGSLVGSLVGSHFSFDTQGMEFVMTAIFIVLFMEQYKRNTNHKNAWLGIVIAVVCLAFFGTEYFLLIALVLMVLALILFRKQLEC; from the coding sequence GTGCATGATTTTCTAAAAGCTTTCAAAGACGCTTTCCCTCATACCATTTCTATCTTTTTAGGGTATTTGCTTATGGGAATGACTTTTGGAATGCTTTTAGCCCAGCAAGGGTATGATTATAAAGTCGCCCTGTTCATGTCGTTATTCATCTACGCTGGGGCGGTGCAATTTGTAGCGATCACGCTTTTAAGCGCACAAGCGAGTTTGATGAATGTCGTTATTGTGAGCTTGTTAGTGAATGCGAGGCAGACTTGTTATGCGCTTTCTATGCTAGATCGATTCAAAAACACCAAATGGCGTTTGCCCTATTTAGCACATGCGCTCACGGATGAAACCTTTGCGCTATTGAATTTATACGCTCCTAAAGAGGGGGTGAGTGAAAAAGACTTTATTTTTAGCATTTCCTTGCTCAACCACTCTTATTGGATTTTTGGCTCATTGGTGGGTTCGTTGGTGGGTTCGCATTTTTCCTTTGACACTCAAGGCATGGAATTTGTGATGACAGCGATTTTTATCGTGCTGTTTATGGAGCAATACAAACGAAACACAAACCACAAAAACGCATGGCTTGGGATCGTTATTGCGGTTGTTTGTTTAGCGTTCTTTGGGACTGAATACTTTTTGCTCATCGCTTTGGTTTTAATGGTGCTTGCCCTCATTTTGTTTAGAAAGCAGTTAGAATGTTAA
- a CDS encoding NYN domain-containing protein has translation MSKKVAILVDGDFFIRCYKSHLKKQSVDKYGVFNPERLAHAIHTHCLKHINKKNDEELYRIFFYDCKPLDKKVHYPHTQRALDLSKSSTYKERKELHGHLISKPCLALRLGYLDANNARWVIHNKEKEKKLFKGEIYITDFTNDDFIYHVKQKGVDIKIGLDIATLALKKLVQKIVLISGDSDFVPAAKLARVEGIIFTLDPMGNPIREDLE, from the coding sequence ATGTCAAAAAAAGTAGCTATACTTGTAGATGGAGACTTTTTTATAAGATGCTACAAATCTCATCTTAAGAAGCAGTCTGTTGACAAGTATGGAGTTTTTAACCCAGAAAGATTAGCACACGCTATTCATACTCATTGCCTAAAGCATATCAATAAAAAGAATGATGAAGAACTATACCGCATATTTTTTTACGATTGCAAGCCATTAGACAAAAAGGTTCATTATCCACACACTCAAAGAGCTCTAGATCTATCCAAAAGCTCAACCTATAAAGAAAGGAAAGAGTTACACGGACACTTAATTTCCAAACCTTGCTTGGCGTTAAGATTAGGGTATCTTGACGCAAACAACGCTAGATGGGTCATTCACAACAAGGAAAAAGAAAAGAAACTTTTTAAGGGAGAAATATATATAACAGATTTTACAAATGATGATTTTATCTATCACGTAAAACAAAAGGGCGTTGATATAAAGATAGGGCTTGATATAGCCACTTTAGCGTTGAAAAAATTAGTGCAAAAAATCGTTTTAATTTCTGGTGATAGCGATTTTGTCCCTGCTGCAAAACTTGCTCGAGTTGAAGGCATCATTTTCACTCTTGATCCTATGGGAAATCCTATTAGAGAAGATCTAGAATAG
- the dnaJ gene encoding molecular chaperone DnaJ, with amino-acid sequence MELSYYEILEVEKHSNQETIKKSYRKLALKYHPDRNAGDKEAEEKFKLINEAYGVLSDEKKRALYDRYGKKGLNQAGASQSDFSDFFEDLGSFFEDAFGFGARGSKRQKSSIAPDCLQMIELSFKEAVFGCKKTIKVQYQSVCESCDGTGAKDKALETCKQCNGQGQVFMRQGFMSFVQTCGACKGKGKIIKTPCQACKGKTYILKDEEIDATIPEGIDDQNRMVLKNKGNEYEKGKRGDLYLEARVKEDEHFKREGCDLFIEAPVFFTTIALGHTIKVPSLKGDELELKIPRNAKDRQTFAFRNEGVKHPESSYRGSLIVELQVIYPKSLNKEQQGLLEKLHASFGYEGEPHKSVLETCISKIKDWFK; translated from the coding sequence GTGGAATTGAGTTATTATGAAATTTTAGAAGTGGAAAAACACAGCAACCAAGAGACCATTAAAAAGTCTTACAGAAAGCTGGCTTTAAAATACCACCCAGACAGAAACGCCGGCGATAAAGAAGCCGAAGAAAAGTTCAAGCTCATCAATGAAGCCTATGGGGTGTTAAGCGATGAAAAGAAACGGGCCTTATACGATAGGTATGGTAAAAAAGGCTTAAACCAAGCCGGCGCGAGTCAGAGCGATTTTTCTGATTTTTTTGAAGATTTAGGCTCGTTTTTTGAAGACGCTTTTGGCTTTGGCGCTAGAGGGAGTAAAAGGCAAAAAAGCTCTATCGCACCGGATTGTTTGCAAATGATTGAATTGAGTTTTAAAGAAGCGGTTTTTGGCTGTAAAAAAACCATTAAAGTCCAATACCAGAGCGTTTGTGAAAGTTGCGATGGCACGGGTGCTAAAGATAAAGCCCTAGAAACTTGTAAGCAATGCAACGGGCAGGGGCAAGTGTTTATGCGTCAAGGTTTTATGAGTTTTGTGCAAACTTGCGGAGCGTGTAAAGGCAAGGGCAAGATCATTAAAACCCCATGCCAAGCGTGTAAGGGTAAAACCTACATCCTTAAAGATGAAGAAATTGATGCGACAATCCCTGAGGGCATTGATGATCAAAACCGCATGGTGCTTAAAAATAAAGGCAATGAATACGAGAAGGGAAAAAGAGGGGATTTGTATTTAGAAGCACGAGTCAAAGAAGATGAGCATTTCAAGCGCGAAGGCTGTGATTTGTTCATTGAAGCGCCGGTATTTTTCACCACCATCGCTTTAGGGCATACGATTAAAGTGCCGTCTTTAAAAGGGGACGAACTGGAATTAAAAATCCCTAGAAACGCTAAAGACAGGCAGACTTTTGCGTTTAGAAACGAGGGCGTGAAACACCCGGAAAGCTCTTATAGAGGGAGTTTGATCGTGGAATTGCAAGTGATTTACCCTAAAAGTTTGAATAAAGAGCAGCAAGGGTTATTGGAAAAGTTGCATGCGAGTTTTGGCTATGAGGGCGAGCCGCATAAAAGCGTTTTAGAAACCTGTATTTCTAAAATTAAAGACTGGTTTAAATGA
- a CDS encoding efflux RND transporter permease subunit: protein MIEKIIDLSVKNKLLTTLVTLLIFLASLWAIKSVRLDALPDLSPAQVVVQITYPNQSPKIVQEQVTYPLVSTFMSIANIDTVRGISSYESGLIYIIFKDGVNLYWARDRVLEQLNRVSNLPKDAKVEIGSDSTSIGWAYQYALSSGSKNLSDLKVLQDFYYRYALLGVDGVSEVASVGGFVKDYEITLQNDSLIRYNLSLEQVANAIKNSNNDTGGGVILENGFEKIIRSHGYIQSLKDLEEIVVKKEGAIPLKIKDIASVRLVPKPRRGAANLNGDKEVVGGIVMVRYHADTYKVLKAIKEKIATLQASNPDVKITSVYDRSELIEKGIDNLIHTLIEESVIVLVIIAIFLLHFRSALVVIITLPLSVCISFLLMRYFNIEASIMSLGGIAIAIGAMVDAAIVMVENAHKHLQHIDTKDNAQRVNAIMQGVKHVGGAIFFALMIIVVSFLPIFALTGQEEKLFAPLAYTKTFAMLVGALLSITIVPVLMVWLIKGRILEESKNPINAFFMKIYGVSLKVVLKFRYAFLIASVLGLGGLYLAYKKLNWEFIPQINEGVIMYMPVTLNGVGIDTALEYLKKSNAAIKRLDFVKQVFGKVGHANTSTDAAGLGMIETYIELKPKNKWKEKLSYKEVRDKLEKTLQLKGLTNSWTYPIRGRTDMLLTGIRTPLGIKLYGNDTDKLQELAILMEQQLKTLKESLSVFAERSNNGYYITLDLNDENLARYGINKNAVLDAIKFALGGATLTTMIKGVESYPISLRLEDTERNTIEKLQNLYIKTAYNYMPLRELAHVYYDNSPAVLKSEKGLNVNFIYIVPQANISSDTYRQLAQKALEKIKLPNGYYYEFSGESQYLEEAFKTLQYIVPVSVFIIFILIVFALKNLTNSLLCFFTLPFAFLGGLIFMNIMGFNMSVAALVGFLALLGVASETAIVMIIYLEDAFQKFIKTPLKEQNSAALKEAIMHGAVLRVRPKLMTFFSILASLIPIMYSHGTGSEIMKSIAAPMLGGMISSVVLTLFIIPTAYFVIKNARVKSNQTSF, encoded by the coding sequence ATGATAGAAAAAATCATTGATTTAAGCGTTAAAAACAAACTCCTTACCACTTTAGTCACTCTACTCATTTTTTTAGCCTCTTTGTGGGCGATAAAAAGCGTTCGTTTGGACGCTTTGCCGGATTTAAGCCCCGCTCAAGTGGTCGTGCAGATCACTTACCCCAATCAAAGCCCTAAAATCGTGCAAGAGCAGGTTACTTACCCGCTAGTTTCTACTTTCATGAGCATCGCTAACATTGACACGGTTAGGGGGATTTCTAGCTATGAAAGCGGTTTGATTTACATCATTTTTAAAGACGGCGTCAATTTGTATTGGGCTAGGGATAGGGTTTTAGAGCAACTAAACCGAGTGAGTAACCTCCCTAAGGACGCTAAAGTGGAAATAGGGAGCGATTCCACTTCTATTGGCTGGGCGTATCAATACGCTCTATCTAGCGGCAGCAAGAATTTAAGCGATTTGAAAGTCTTGCAAGATTTTTATTACCGCTACGCGCTTTTAGGGGTTGATGGGGTGAGTGAGGTCGCAAGCGTGGGGGGCTTTGTGAAAGATTATGAAATAACGCTTCAAAACGATTCTTTGATCCGTTATAACTTGAGTTTAGAGCAAGTCGCTAACGCGATTAAAAATTCCAATAACGATACCGGTGGGGGGGTTATTTTAGAAAACGGGTTTGAAAAAATTATAAGATCGCATGGCTATATCCAATCTTTGAAGGATTTAGAAGAAATTGTCGTTAAAAAAGAAGGGGCTATCCCTTTAAAAATCAAAGATATAGCCAGCGTTAGGCTAGTGCCAAAACCGCGCAGAGGAGCGGCTAACCTCAATGGCGATAAGGAAGTGGTGGGCGGGATTGTGATGGTGCGCTATCACGCTGACACTTATAAGGTGCTTAAAGCCATTAAAGAAAAAATCGCCACCCTACAAGCGAGTAACCCTGATGTGAAAATCACCAGCGTGTATGACAGGAGCGAATTGATTGAAAAAGGCATTGACAATTTGATCCACACGCTCATAGAAGAAAGCGTCATTGTGCTAGTCATTATTGCGATTTTTTTACTGCATTTCAGGAGCGCTTTAGTGGTGATTATCACTCTGCCTTTAAGCGTGTGTATTAGCTTCTTGCTCATGCGTTATTTCAATATTGAAGCGAGTATCATGAGTTTGGGGGGCATTGCGATCGCTATAGGGGCGATGGTGGATGCGGCTATTGTGATGGTGGAGAACGCTCACAAGCATCTGCAACACATTGATACGAAAGACAACGCTCAAAGGGTTAATGCTATCATGCAAGGGGTTAAGCATGTGGGGGGCGCGATATTTTTTGCTTTAATGATTATCGTGGTTTCTTTCTTGCCTATTTTTGCGCTCACCGGCCAAGAAGAAAAGCTTTTTGCCCCTTTAGCTTACACCAAAACCTTTGCCATGCTAGTAGGAGCGCTGCTTTCTATTACGATAGTCCCTGTTTTAATGGTATGGCTCATTAAAGGGCGAATTTTAGAAGAGTCTAAAAACCCCATTAACGCTTTTTTCATGAAAATTTATGGCGTGAGTTTGAAGGTTGTGCTTAAGTTCAGATACGCTTTTTTAATAGCGAGCGTCTTAGGTTTAGGGGGCTTGTATCTAGCGTATAAAAAACTCAACTGGGAATTTATCCCCCAAATCAATGAAGGGGTAATCATGTATATGCCAGTAACGCTTAATGGCGTGGGCATTGATACCGCTTTAGAATATTTGAAAAAAAGCAATGCCGCTATTAAGCGATTGGATTTTGTCAAACAGGTTTTTGGTAAAGTGGGGCACGCTAACACCAGCACCGATGCCGCCGGTTTAGGAATGATAGAAACCTACATTGAATTAAAGCCAAAAAACAAATGGAAAGAAAAGCTCAGTTATAAAGAAGTTAGGGACAAATTAGAAAAAACCCTACAATTAAAAGGCTTGACTAATTCATGGACTTACCCCATTCGTGGGAGGACGGACATGCTCTTAACCGGTATTAGAACGCCCTTAGGCATCAAGCTCTATGGTAACGATACGGACAAATTACAAGAATTAGCGATCCTTATGGAGCAACAGCTCAAAACCCTAAAAGAGAGTTTATCCGTCTTTGCCGAGCGATCCAATAACGGCTACTACATCACGCTGGATTTGAACGATGAAAATTTGGCTCGTTATGGTATCAATAAAAACGCCGTGTTAGATGCGATTAAATTCGCTCTGGGAGGAGCCACGCTCACTACCATGATTAAGGGCGTAGAGAGCTACCCCATTTCTTTACGCTTAGAAGATACAGAAAGAAACACCATTGAAAAATTACAAAACCTCTACATCAAAACCGCTTACAATTACATGCCCTTAAGGGAGTTAGCCCATGTCTATTACGACAACTCGCCGGCGGTGTTAAAGAGCGAAAAGGGCTTGAATGTGAATTTTATTTATATTGTGCCGCAAGCCAATATCAGTTCTGATACCTACAGACAACTGGCTCAAAAAGCGCTAGAAAAAATCAAATTGCCTAACGGGTATTATTATGAATTTAGCGGTGAGAGCCAGTATTTAGAAGAAGCGTTTAAAACCTTACAATACATCGTGCCGGTGAGCGTGTTTATCATTTTTATTTTAATTGTCTTTGCTTTAAAGAACCTCACCAATTCCTTACTATGCTTTTTCACTCTACCTTTTGCGTTTTTGGGGGGGTTAATTTTTATGAATATCATGGGATTTAACATGAGCGTGGCGGCGTTAGTGGGCTTTTTAGCCCTTTTAGGAGTAGCGAGCGAAACGGCTATTGTGATGATTATTTATTTAGAAGACGCGTTTCAAAAATTCATCAAAACCCCTTTAAAAGAGCAAAATAGCGCCGCTTTAAAAGAGGCCATCATGCATGGGGCGGTGCTTAGGGTGAGGCCCAAGCTTATGACCTTTTTTAGTATTTTAGCTTCACTCATTCCGATCATGTATAGCCATGGCACAGGGAGTGAAATCATGAAATCCATCGCTGCACCCATGCTAGGAGGCATGATAAGCAGCGTTGTTTTAACGCTTTTTATTATCCCTACGGCGTATTTTGTGATTAAAAACGCTAGGGTTAAAAGCAATCAAACATCATTTTAG
- a CDS encoding J domain-containing protein has protein sequence MAKIELLAKFTQIALPNSHPLLKKVLNYAKKHFSQCHMLSSSLLILNDTECFKKNYLLNWVYHALECTHEKDISQYSLEEILQKSHLPIRIKIIAQNTLLEKIEVKVLTFGAEYALFITKHPIAKRFLRQKFSGYVFLETQDELHIRGDSERFWELIVTLNENKIVHNACLYFIYPNGFGKDSYTTLAERKLRECYKALGFIKHENFSEVKKRYLELAKTYHPDLCDLKEKKALYAKRFAIIQEAYRHIKKHA, from the coding sequence ATGGCCAAAATTGAATTGTTAGCCAAATTCACGCAAATCGCGCTCCCTAACAGCCACCCTTTATTGAAAAAAGTTTTAAACTACGCTAAAAAACATTTCAGCCAGTGCCACATGCTCTCTTCATCGTTACTCATTTTAAACGACACGGAATGCTTTAAAAAAAACTACTTGCTTAATTGGGTCTATCATGCCCTTGAATGCACGCATGAAAAGGATATTAGCCAATATTCTTTAGAAGAAATCTTACAAAAAAGCCACTTGCCCATACGCATCAAAATCATAGCTCAAAACACGCTTTTAGAAAAAATAGAAGTGAAAGTTTTAACCTTTGGGGCGGAATACGCGCTTTTTATCACCAAGCACCCTATCGCCAAGCGGTTTTTACGCCAAAAATTTAGCGGCTATGTGTTTTTAGAAACCCAAGATGAATTGCATATAAGAGGCGATTCAGAGCGTTTTTGGGAACTCATTGTAACGCTCAATGAAAACAAAATCGTCCATAACGCATGCTTATATTTCATCTATCCTAATGGCTTTGGCAAGGACAGCTACACCACCTTGGCTGAGCGCAAATTAAGGGAATGCTATAAAGCGTTAGGTTTCATCAAGCATGAAAATTTCAGCGAGGTGAAAAAGCGCTATTTAGAATTGGCTAAAACCTACCACCCTGATTTATGCGATCTTAAAGAAAAAAAGGCTCTTTATGCCAAACGCTTCGCTATCATTCAAGAAGCCTACCGCCACATTAAAAAACACGCTTAA
- the mnmA gene encoding tRNA 2-thiouridine(34) synthase MnmA, which yields MKIAVLLSGGVDSSYSAYSLKEQGHELVGIYLKLHASEKKHDLYIKNAQKACEFLGIPLEVLDFQKDFKSAVYDEFISAYEEGQTPNPCALCNPLMKFGLALDHALKLGCEKIATGHYARVKEIDKVSYIQEALDKTKDQSYFLYALEHEVIAKLVFPLGDLLKKDIKPLALNAMPFLGTLETYKESQEICFVEKSYIDTLKKHVEVEKEGVVKNLQGEIIGTHKGYMQYTIGKRKGFSVKGALEPHFVVGIDAKKNELIVGKKEDLATRFLKAKNKSLMKDFKNGEYSIKARYRSVPAKAFVSLKDEAIEVEFEEPFYGVAKGQALVVYKDDILLGGGVIV from the coding sequence ATGAAAATAGCGGTATTACTCAGTGGGGGGGTGGATAGCTCTTATAGCGCTTATAGCTTAAAAGAGCAAGGGCATGAATTAGTGGGGATTTATTTAAAACTCCATGCGAGCGAAAAAAAGCATGATTTATACATTAAAAACGCTCAAAAAGCGTGCGAGTTTTTAGGCATTCCTTTAGAGGTGTTGGATTTTCAAAAGGATTTTAAAAGCGCGGTTTATGATGAATTTATCAGCGCTTATGAAGAGGGGCAAACCCCTAACCCTTGCGCGTTGTGCAACCCTTTAATGAAATTTGGGCTAGCTTTAGATCACGCTTTAAAATTAGGGTGTGAAAAGATCGCTACCGGGCATTATGCGAGAGTCAAAGAAATTGACAAGGTAAGCTATATTCAAGAGGCTTTGGATAAAACTAAAGATCAGAGCTATTTTTTATACGCTTTAGAGCATGAAGTTATCGCTAAATTGGTGTTCCCTTTAGGGGATTTGTTAAAAAAGGATATTAAGCCTTTAGCCTTGAATGCGATGCCTTTTTTAGGCACTCTAGAGACTTATAAGGAGTCTCAAGAAATCTGCTTTGTGGAAAAAAGCTACATTGACACCCTAAAAAAGCATGTTGAAGTGGAAAAAGAGGGCGTGGTGAAAAACCTACAAGGCGAAATCATTGGCACGCATAAGGGCTATATGCAATACACGATTGGCAAACGCAAAGGCTTTAGTGTTAAAGGCGCGTTAGAGCCGCATTTTGTGGTGGGGATTGACGCTAAAAAGAACGAGTTAATTGTGGGCAAAAAAGAAGATTTAGCCACCCGTTTCCTCAAGGCTAAAAACAAATCTTTAATGAAAGATTTTAAAAATGGCGAATATTCTATCAAGGCCCGTTACAGGAGCGTGCCTGCTAAAGCGTTTGTGAGCTTGAAAGATGAGGCGATTGAAGTGGAGTTTGAAGAGCCTTTTTATGGCGTGGCTAAAGGGCAAGCCTTAGTCGTTTATAAAGATGACATCTTGCTTGGCGGGGGCGTGATTGTTTAA